In Odocoileus virginianus isolate 20LAN1187 ecotype Illinois chromosome 5, Ovbor_1.2, whole genome shotgun sequence, a single window of DNA contains:
- the MRPL37 gene encoding large ribosomal subunit protein mL37, with protein MALASGPARRALARPWRLGLEGCGVPRRRAYEWGVRSTRKPEPPPLDRVYEIPGLEPITFAGKMHFMPGLARPVFPPWDPGWTHPKFRRLPPLQEHPLYKDEVCYIFHQRCRLLEGVKQALWLTKTKLIEGLPEKVLSLADNPRNHIENQDERVLNAIFHARLWHSTEDIPKRETYCPVIVDSLIQLCKSQILKHPSLARRICAQNNILSTTWKRESTLIQVHGSSGAQLNAKDPLPPIASQEEVEATKNHVLETFYPISPTISLQECHIYDVNDNTGFQEGYPYPYPHTLYLLESANLRAHRFQPHQLQAKMILFAFGSALAQARLLYGNDPKVLEQPVVVQSVGTDGRVFQFLVLQLNTTDLASEEGVKNLVWVDSDQLLYQHFWCLPVIKKKVVVEPVGPTGFQPETFRKFLALYLHGAV; from the exons ATGGCGTTGGCGTCTGGGCCCGCGAGGCGGGCGCTGGCTCGCCCTTGGCGGCTCGGCCTTGAGGGCTGCGGGGTCCCGAGACGCAGGGCGTACGAGTGGGGCGTGCGATCCACGAGAAAGCCGGAGCCTCCTCCCCTGGATAGGGTGTATGAGATTcctggactggagcccatcaCCTTCGCGGGGAAGATGCACTTTATGCCCGGGCTGGCACGACCAGTCTTCCCGCCCTGGGATCCCGGCTGGACGCACCCGAAGTTCCGCCGCTTGCCCCCGCTGCAGGAGCACCCGCTATACAAGGATGAGGTCTGCTACATCTTCCACCAGCGTTGCCGCCTCCTCGAGG GTGTAAAGCAGGCCCTCTGGCTTACCAAGACCAAGTTAATAGAAGGCCTTCCCGAGAAAGTGCTTAGCCTTGCTGACAATCCGAGGAACCACATAGAGAACCAAGATGAACGCGTTCTGAATGCGATCTTTCATGCTCGTCTCTGGCACTCTACTGAAGACATCCCCAAGAGAGAGACCTACTG CCCAGTCATTGTCGACAGCCTGATCCAGCTGTGTAAATCCCAGATTCTCAAGCATCCTTCTCTGGCCAGGCGGATCTGTGCTCAAAACAACATATTATCTACTACTTGGAAACGAG AGTCTACTTTGATTCAGGTCCATGGTTCCAGTGGAGCCCAGCTGAATGCTAAGGATCCTCTGCCTCCCATTGCCTCCCAAGAGGAAGTGGAAGCTACTAAGAATCATGTTCTCGAGACTTTCTATCCCATATCTCCCACTATCAGCCTTCAGGAATGCCATATTTATGATGTGAATGACAACACGG GATTCCAAGAGGGCTATCCTTACCCCTATCCCCACACCTTGTATTTGCTGGAGTCAGCCAACTTACGAGCACACCGCTTTCAGCCACATCAGTTGCAGGCCAAGATGATCCTGTTTGCCTTCGGCAGTGCGCTGGCTCAGGCCCGGCTCCTGTATGGG AACGACCCTAAGGTTTTGGAGCAGCCAGTAGTTGTGCAGAGCGTGGGCACCGATGGGCGTGTCTTCCAGTTCCTGGTGCTGCAACTGAACACCACAGATCTGGCCTCCGAGGAGGGCGTCAAGAATCTAGTCTGGGTGGACTCCGATCAGCTCCTCTATCAGCACTTCTGGTGTCTCCCAGTGATCAAAAAGAAGGTGGTTGTG GAACCTGTTGGGCCGACTGGTTTCCAGCCAGAGACATTCAGGAAGTTTTTAGCTCTGTATTTGCACGGTGCCGTGTGA